ACAAACCCTACATCAATAACGTTATTGTAACAAACAAGAAACACATTTCTACTGTCTCCATACCGTAGTTTTGGAGGCGACAATCTGTTGGATCATTCATGTGAACATACAATTACATTAGATAACTAATTAGGCCAATAGTAGCCTTCAACAATGAGTAGCAACTTGAGTTTAGATATCAAATATGGTGTCACTGAAAAGCACCAAATCTGGCTGATTGTAAAAAAGTATTTAAACCCTAGGGTGTCATGGAAGGTTCTCAGAGTTCCACCAGGCACTGTGTTCAATCCTTACAAAAGCAAAGTGATCTCAGTAACTTCATGGAAAAGACTAAACGAAACTCGAACACAGAAGGTTAAACACAATGTCAGCTTAGCATTCAACACACATAATCAAACACACAATGAGCACAAATCCCTTTTTTGGAAATAATTGGTTGAATAATGGTTCCTAAAAGCTCTTTATGCCAAAACCTCGTTGATTCAACACAGGAGTAGTGATGTCAAGAACTACTACTGACCCCAGCATCTAAAGCACATCATGTAGTCAACCACACCATTGATTCATTGAGTTATCAACAGGCATTACTACAAGTCAACATCCTAATTCTCAAACAGTGCCATAAAGGAAGATATGGTTACCAGTCAATGTTAGTTGATACCAATTATGTCAGGTTCGTTTCCACATGCCAGAGTACCCTGTCTTCATAAAGCGCCACTGTCAACAGCCTGTTCAGTGCGAGAGGGGCACGTGCCGCTTTGTAAGAAAAACGAAAAGTGTATAAATGTTTTATAATTGATAAGATCTGGTGAAATAAAGAATGATGAGGAAGCCTCACAGGAGGATTTAACATCTCTAAAAGGCTTGTCCTCTGTTGTCAGGCACTCAGCTGGTCACAAAGACGAGGTGGTGTGTGGTGATCATTGCCTACCTCTGATCACTGTTAGCTGCAATTGAAGCAAAGTCTATTGCACATAGAGCAGTCTTCTACTTCAAAAGTTTGTAAACATGTCTGAAATATAGATGTGTATTAAAAGACTCAGTGCCCTTACAGGTGATAAAAACATATAGGCAttcgtgtcagtgtgtgtgtacggtcttGTGAAATTCTATTCTTGCATTCAGGTGCAAACGTGTTTCTTCAATGTCTGTGTATTAAGCACTTCATCGGGTGTATGAATAACTGAAGCGACTTCTTGTTTACGCTCATGTTTCCATGGTTACCACAGATAGATGCCAGATGGACAAATCCTTGTTCAACACCACCGTGACACTAAGGCACTGCTTGGGGGAACCTGCCTGAACACCGACAACTTAAGGTGAGTTATTATAAGAAAGCATCTCGTTTTAAAGGCTCGAGAGATTTGAGTGTGAGACGTTTGGTGTGACAACAAGGCTTTGGAGAAGCAATCATTAACAAAAGAGAAAAGACAgaacaaaaaagagaaaaagttcGCTCAAGTCTGTTGTGTTGAGACCGGCCTTTCGGATGAAGACCAGAGGCAAAAGATGGCTTGAAGAggatcctctctccatcacgtTCTTCAGTGTGGTTCTAGAAGGGACTTTTGGTGTGCTGCGTCCACGGGCCGGTCCTGAGGTCGGCCCTGAGGTCGGCCCTGAGGTCAGTCTGGGGCTCTAGGCTTCCTCGTCCTCGCTGTGGGGGGGCTGGTACTGGGAGACGGGCTGCAGCTTGGTGACCTGGCCGATGCCCTTGGTCACGCCCTCTCGGAAGAAAAGCTTGGCCCCCACCTTGAGGTACTCTGGGTACTTGATGAACCGGAAGCACACCACCgccttctctcctgttctcaaCTCGTCctaaagggatggatggatggtgagtcggaggacaggaggagtttGACAGAGGACAGTGGTTTCATTCTTTCATGAGGTCGACACTTCAGATCGAATTGGATTTGGATAGCCCTTTGAAGAGTGAAGATGGGCTGGTTTGGAGAGCAACTGCGATAGCACGACCCTTTCAACTGTGACCAGGGCCCTGATGAGAATGCCTGCTTTGACATTTGACATCTTAAACGCATGCAATCAAAACCCCCGGTCTACCACTATATCAGTCTGCCCGAAGGATTATGGTCCGGTGGAGGACTAACCTTGCCGTGCACGGCCTCCACCGTGGCAGTCTGCCGGACGTTGCCCACATGGACGGTGACCTGGAAGCCCTTGTGGAAGGTCTTGGTGTGGAACAGCAGCACAATCTCAGCCTCAAACAGCGAACAGATGGTGGGGTTCATCTCTGGGCTCACCATCACCATGCCCtggcagaggacacacacacacacacagacaccctttAGATACAGACTAAGAGGGCCCACAATCTAGTCAGCGACCAACAACGGCTTCTATCGAACATAGGGGCGTGCTCGTAGAGTACCAAACATCTCCACACTCCCACGCAGCCACACCGGGCTTCATAGCGAGTGCCGCTCTCACCTTGCGCAGCAGCGAGCGGTCAAAGTCTCCCAGGGCCAGCGTGGCGGCCTGGCCCGCCCTGAGTACCCTGCATGCCGAGCGGTTCCTCTGGATGCTGCATACCGACAGCTGACGGAAGTGGCCCGAGTCGGTTGGCCCCACCACTAACTGCTCCCCCTCGCGACAGATACCACTGCAGggcgacagagaggagagaaggactgGTTAGGATTACTGACCCAAAATGGCGGTGGAAGGGGGAGATAGagcagaccgcagatgaggaaCGAAAGACAGATCAGAGTAGAGCAGCGAACTGACCTGTAAAGAGTTCCTCCCACCACGGTGCCTACATCAGGCACGGTGTAAATCTCGTCCACCTGGAAAACACACCAGAGATAAGAGTCTGGATTAGAGTCTGTGTTTGGGTGAAAACACAAACCTGAGTGCATGTTTGTGCGTCGGTGCGTTCAGAGGGGTGCTCTGGATTGGTGTACCTGGAACTCAGTGAGCTGCTGCATGAGGTCCTCCTGCTCCTTGCTGTtgctgaggggagggatgatgtTGAAGAAGACCTTGAGCAGGTCCAGGCTCTCCCCCGACACGCTGGACGCCGTGAAGATGGGCGTCACGCTGCGCAGGAAGACACACCCCGTGACGGGGAAGCCACCATGTTAGCGTTTGCAGCGTGGAGCGTGCAGGGCGATGAGACAACATGGGGGGGAAATAACAGCTGGGACCCGAtgctaggtgtgtgtctgttacctCGGCGACTGGGCGAACTGCTGTGCCGCCGTGACGGCGTCGTCCGAGTTGTAGACCACCAGGGGGACCTTGTTGCAGCCGGGCTGCTTCAGGACACGCTCCAGCTGCTTGACGGTGCGCTCCACCGTGGCCCGAGTGCACAGGTCCACCTTGCTCACCACGATGAAGATGGGCACCTTCAGGGCCATGGCCAGGCCAAGGTGCTCTCGCGTCGTACCGGCTGAAGGGttatggggaggggggaaggcagAGAAGGTAACAGGTCAAAGGGAGCACTTTGAGGAAGGAAGTTCGTCCCGCGCCAGTGTGTACCAGTGCCACTCTTAGGCTTTGAGAGAAAGACGTCAAAGCCGTTCCTCTGGCGGGGGGACGATTCTGCTGAGGTTGCAGTGAGACTAGGAGTCGGACGGCAGAAAATAACTGCTTATCTGGAGCTCCAGATCCAGGGAGAGGTGTGTTCAGTGGGGCATGGTGTCAAACAGATAAGAGAAAGAAGCCATGATGTCATGGCTAGACAGAAACGGAGGAGAAGGGAGCGCAGATAACACGCTAAAACCGTGACACAGCCCCGTTTTCAAAAATGCTTCGGCCAGAAGCAGCCAGGCTGGGACAACACTGACCAGACAGGAGGAAGGAGCCGTAAACAaacacaacttcctgtttgggatGTGCTGTCCCAACGTGTCTGAGTGTGGACTCTTCGTGAATGCTAAGAATTTGACTAAGAAGGTCATATGGCCATTGGTTGAATCGCACTAGTGTGCCCTCCTCTGGTGTTGGCTGAACTGGTTGTTCTAGAACTCTTGTAAACAgagaagcgagggagggagggagggagggagggagggggggtgagagagaacacGGTATACACGGTATACAGCCTTGGATCTGGGGTCTGTGATCAGGTGAACATGCAGGGTCAAGGGCACTGAGCAATGACACTCATTACTAGGCTGGAAGTCCACAAATAGACCTATTCCTAATCAGCTGAGCAACAGATCATTTTACCAGTACGTAAATAAAACACAACCCCTCTTCCTTTAATGCatagtgtgtacagtgtgtgtcacCTGTTGCCGAGTCAATGTCCTGAATtaaacgtgtgtatgtgtgtaaacatgCACTTGCTAAAGGGACATACCTGAGATAACATTGTATTGTGTTGagtgtgaatttgtgtgtgtgggtgtgtttgtgtgtgtgtgtgagctcatgGGGGTTACCGGCAGTATGCAGCAATAAAGTTGCAATATGGATCAAAGTTCCTCTCATTGAATATTAACAGTGCATAGGAGCAGCTGTTTTGGGGTCAGGCAGCCTTCTACAGAGGACTCCTTCTGGCTCATCAGACACTCAGACTAGGCCTATTGTTTACACAGATCAATTTACCGTGTTACATAATTAAAGCCTAGGTTCACTGGTTGCGTGGACAGTGTTGCCTTTCAGTGTGCTTCATGGTTAAGATGGTCCTGAGGACCTCATTCCTGACCCACTTTGACTATGAAGACGGGAGTTCCAGCGGCACTCAGAAACACGTATATGCACACatatagggctgggcgatatatgaAAAAAATTGATATCTCGATATTGTCCACATTTTTACGATATTCAATATATATCTCGATATGttttcatttgcatttaaataattaaaaaacatgattttcttttccccccattagaaaacaacaacaacaatttagatagaacagctattgttacaaagtacaaaatgtgtagtgcaaatttaaaggggtgattgattacaaaaccgattttaccttgtcacagttgaataatgacagttcagtgggtaaaattgacatacagtgaacctcaaagtccattgacacctctatgcaaatctcacaattaaaaaatgtagctgtaaaacggtaggttttgagAAGCCACCGAACTGGCATCAGTTtgtcaaggatattgaaaatggactacggtcgtaaatgcagtgttccaggctgtacagggaatgctgacacttttcagagtcttcccaaggaaccaaacactcgacgggctgtgatgtttgtctatgagaagatccctgtgcagttcgaccctcagtTACACATTTGCTCAACCATTTCACTGacgacagttttgaaaaccttggacaatgtaaagcagaattttctatgaagctgttgctgaaaagaggtgctgttccgaccttatgtttaTCACAACAGTGCACATGCTCTTTGTGAGCATGTGCACAaacagtgtctctgtgtgtgtgtgtgtttgtgtgtgtctgtgtttgtaaacACAGAGTAGCCAGATGGTGATCTTTAAACACAAGCAACACAaggaacagaaaaacaaaacaaaaaattcTATATTTTACCACCTACCATTTACCTATATTTTCAAATTATTCGATTTTTCGAAAAAACACCTAGTGGCATGGATAGTGTATTTTCAAACTGTAGGACATCTGCCAGACTAGATATCTAAAGTTGGTTACCCTGTTATTGCAAACAAGTTTGTATAGATCAGCTATTTTAAAGTACCAATGTACTAGCACTGAATTGCATTCATCTAAAGATATCCATCTTTTATAATCAGCAATTATGAGCTGGGGTCCCTTAAGTAGCTCACACTATCAAACAGTAAAGAGTTCAGCCtagtgcacacacagagactggtGCCAGAGCAGTAATCTTATCTGCTCCGCCTGACAGAATTTCATGGCTCAGGAATCTAACCCAGTCAGTTCTATCCTCAGGCatgtcaggatggccgagcggtctaaggcgctgcgttcaggtcgcagtctcctctggaggcgtgggttcgaatcccacttctgacagtgACATTTTACCCAACCA
This DNA window, taken from Osmerus eperlanus chromosome 6, fOsmEpe2.1, whole genome shotgun sequence, encodes the following:
- the gtpbp2a gene encoding GTP-binding protein 2, with protein sequence METLVSELFGSGSGQKSGSQGVGSCSGTGFGNVSKKHYAKNSKKPKGRSFRNLKTSNNPPYLPPEAEEGNIEYKLKLVSPTQYRFEHLATQMKWRLQEGRGEAVYQIGVEDNGMLVGLSEEDMRASLNTLRRMAEKVGADITVLREREVDYDAEIPRKIAEVLIRKVPDDQQFLDLRVAVLGNVDSGKSTLLGVLTQGELDNGRGRARLNLFRHLHEIQTGRTSSISFEILGFNSKGEVVNYSESRTAEEICESASKMITFIDLAGHHKYLKTTIFGLTSYCPDFAMLVVSANTGIAGTTREHLGLAMALKVPIFIVVSKVDLCTRATVERTVKQLERVLKQPGCNKVPLVVYNSDDAVTAAQQFAQSPSVTPIFTASSVSGESLDLLKVFFNIIPPLSNSKEQEDLMQQLTEFQVDEIYTVPDVGTVVGGTLYSGICREGEQLVVGPTDSGHFRQLSVCSIQRNRSACRVLRAGQAATLALGDFDRSLLRKGMVMVSPEMNPTICSLFEAEIVLLFHTKTFHKGFQVTVHVGNVRQTATVEAVHGKDELRTGEKAVVCFRFIKYPEYLKVGAKLFFREGVTKGIGQVTKLQPVSQYQPPHSEDEEA